A stretch of Aedes aegypti strain LVP_AGWG chromosome 2, AaegL5.0 Primary Assembly, whole genome shotgun sequence DNA encodes these proteins:
- the LOC5574710 gene encoding apyrase: protein MARLSFVLLVLLFLTYMTVIAEKPLFPLSIIHVNDIHARFEETNYVGTVCKPHEGQVCIGGYARTVTVVKHLLRIRQNPLYLNAGDNFQGTLWYNMFRWNVTSTFLNMLPADAMTLGNHEFDNGVDGVIPFLDTVSSPVLLCNVDASEEPEFVKYEKSIVIERAGRKIGIIGVILKNTSVISNPGKLRFLDEASSVKSEAHILKDQGIDIIVVLSHCGVDVDRRIATEGGEHVDIIVGGHSHTFLYSGNNTGIPGTVQGSYPIVVTHASGHKVLIVQAAAYTKLVGDIVLYFDEQGIIQRWEGNPHYLDPEVVPDPEVHKALLPWKLAVDELGNRIIGTTMTGLPRLNCNYRECALGNLISDAFVDSSAYMAEPGHWSYASIGLTNTGGIRVGLSKGDISYKSLIEVIPFENTVDFIELRGDHLLRVLEHGTAKSNIQISGLRVVYNMTEPYGNRVKSVQARCHDCSEPRFDPLDPFKYYRVAVNSHMAGGGGGFTMFEEFGRNKVVGDVEINALVRFVQKRSPLRYEVEGRVTVLN, encoded by the exons ATGGCTCGTCTAAGTTTTGTACTTTTGGTCCTTTTATTCTTGACCTATATGACGGTCATCGCTGAGAAGCCTCTTTTTCCGTTATCAATAATTCACGTCAACGACATCCACGCCCGATTCGAGGAAACCAATTATGTGGGAACAGTTTGCAAGCCACACGAGGGCCAGGTTTGCATTGGCGGATATGCTCGAACCGTTACCGTTGTGAAGCATTTATTGAGGATTCGTCAGAATCCGTTGTATCTAAATGCTGGAGACAACTTCCAAGGAACGCTGTGGTACAACATGTTTCGCTGGAATGTGACGTCCACGTTTTTGAATATGCTACCGGCAGATGCAATG ACTCTCGGGAACCATGAGTTCGACAACGGAGTTGATGGCGTTATCCCATTCCTCGATACAGTCAGCTCGCCAGTGCTATTGTGTAACGTTGATGCAAGTGAAGAACCAGAGTTTGTCAAGTACGAAAAATCGATAGTTATTGAACGTGCCGGCAGGAAAATCGGGATCATAGGGGTCATATTAAAGAACACTTCTGTAATATCAAATCCAGGCAAGTTACGATTTCTTGATGAAGCCTCAAGTGTAAAATCCGAAGCCCATATATTGAAGGATCAAGGGATTGATATTATTGTGGTGTTGTCACATTGTGGAGTAGATGTGGATAGGAGGATCGCTACTGAGGGCGGTGAACATGTCGATATCATTGTTGGGGGCCATTCGCACACGTTTTTGTACAGTGGTAACAATACCGGAATCCCTGGAACTGTGCAAGGATCGTATCCAATTGTTGTTACTCATGCAAGTGGACACAAAGTGTTAATCGTTCAAGCTGCGGCTTACACGAAATTAGTTGGCGATATTGTGCTCTACTTCGATGAGCAGGGAATCATCCAGAGATGGGAGGGTAATCCACATTACCTTGATCCCGAAGTTGTTCCAGACCCTGAAGTCCATAAAGCGTTGCTTCCGTGGAAACTTGCGGTGGATGAACTTGGAAACCGTATCATTGGAACTACCATGACAGGTCTGCCTCGGCTAAATTGCAACTACAGAGAATGTGCATTGGGAAATTTAATATCCGATGCTTTTGTGGACTCCAGTGCCTATATGGCAGAGCCCGGTCATTGGTCGTACGCATCGATTGGTCTAACAAACACCGGTGGTATTCGCGTTGGTTTATCCAAAGGGG ATATCTCATACAAGAGCCTGATTGAAGTGATACCGTTCGAGAATACAGTCGATTTTATTGAGCTGCGAGGTGATCACTTACTACGGGTATTGGAGCATGGTACAGCCAAATCAAACATCCAGATCTCAGGTCTTCGAGTGGTGTACAATATGACAGAACCGTATGGCAATCGGGTGAAATCAGTCCAAGCTCGTTGTCACGATTGCTCAGAGCCCCGTTTCGATCCGTTGGATCCGTTTAAGTATTACCGAGTGGCAGTCAATTCCCACATGGCCGGTGGCGGTGGAGGATTCACCATGTTTGAAGAGTTTGGCCGAAACAAGGTGGTTGGCGACGTGGAAATCAACGCCCTTGTGAGATTCGTTCAAAAACGTTCCCCTCTGCGGTATGAAGTGGAAGGAAGAGTTACTGTTTTGAATTGA